tcagggagagagggaggccgtTGGCCGgtcagggggaaaaggagggagggaggccggcatCGTCCGCCGTCACCTTGAAGCTGAGGCGTGTGGGGCTCTGCGGTTGCCTCCAGATGACCCCGGTGACCCCGGCGACCAGCACCAGGAGCAGCAGGAACAAGGCCACCCTGCCGGGGCTCCCGGCCAGCAGCTCTTCGGCCCACTGGGCCAGCACCAGGCTGAGGGCGGTCAGCCCCACGGCTGCGGGCGGAGCCAGACGGGTCAGGgggacgccccccggccccccggtccccccaaacccccaccGCCCCGGGGAGCCCCTCTCCGTTTCGGGGGCGGGCGGCCCCTCACCGAGCAGCGAGACGCAGACGTAGACCAGGCGgccggaggcgggggtgggggccggggggacgtggcagaggaggcgggagagggtcCGCGCTGGATGACCGGGCCCTCCCTCGGGCCGGAccgccttctcctccctcagagACCGAAGCTCCACacattcctctcccttccgctccATCAGCTCATCCGGCTGGTACCTGGGGCCCCCAGAAAACAGGAGGGTcagaggagacccccccccgacccccgtcccaAAAGCATCACGGAGGAATAACGGCAATCGTTGCATTAGTGAAGCGTCGACTAcaccccaagcactgtgctaagcgtcgaGGGATGAATTGTTTTGCTTtgtcgcctgtctcccccgcttctagaccgcgagcccgttgttgggtaggagttGTCTCCAacggttgccgaatcgtactctccaagggcttggcacagtgctctgcacacggtaagcgctcagtaaataagactgaatgaacgcatacgagatcatcgggtcgggtaagctcgttgtgggcagggagtgcctctctctattgccgtatagagcccgggcccggaagtcagaggtcatgggttctaatcccggctccgccgcctgtctgctgtgtgaccttgggcaggtcgctttacttctctgggcctcagtgacctcatctggaaaatggggctggagacgggtgagccccacatgggacgggttactctgtccaacccgatttgcttgtatccaccccagtgcttggcatagtaagtgcttgacaaacaccacagttattattattattgccctctcccaagcgtttagcacaataagtgttcaataagtacagttgattgaatgaatgaacctaatccctgacccacacggcccaagtgggagggagaatgggtgggtttttttgttttttatttttttttaaatggtacttgttaagcgcttactatgtgccaggcactgttctaagggccggagTAGACACGAGGTCAGCGGGTGAACTTGTTcaactgtcccagtgcttaggatggtgcttggcacatagtaagcgcttaaaaagtaccgttTCAAAAAGATAAAAAACAAACCCACCTATTTTTCTACTTATTACTGTTAAGTCACTAGAACTAGGAAACGACTCGAGGGCAtttgattcattcgttcgatcgtatttatcgggcgccgaATAGTACCGGGGTCTCTAAGTGGTGTCCGGTCTAACTCCAGATGggtaaactctcttcccctcttccaagtccttctgagagctcccctcctccaggaggccttcccagactgagccctccctttaataataatgtatttgttggtatttgttaagcgcttactatgtgcagagcactgttctaagcgctgggggagataatcagattgtcccacatgaggctcacagtcttaatccccattttacagatgaggtacctgagacccagagaagtgaagtgacttgcccacagtcacccagctgacaagtgacagagccgggattcgaacccatgacctctgactcccaagcccgggctctttccattaagccacgcagcttccctctgctcctcctcccctccccacagcacttgtgtatattcgtatatattatttattactctatttcctatctatgattctatttctctatttcgaTGGTATCGACGcccgtctactggttttgttctgcggtccgtctcccccttctagaccgcgagcccgtcgtcggggcgggatggtctctgtccgttgccggaTCGTCCTTTCCACGCGctccgtacagcgctctgcccacgggaagcgctcaataaataccactgaatgaatggattgattgaaggaagcTCACCTGAGGATTAGGACGCAGACGGCCACTAAGGAGTAGGCCAAGAGCGTCCCGATTGACATTAAATCCACCAGGTCCGTCAGTTCAAAGAGGAAGGCCATGATAGCTGTGGAGAGACAAACACAGGCACGTTCCCGCCGTCGCCCGCTTTATCTCCCCCTCCGCCACTGCTGTGAGCTCatccactcattcgatcgtatttattgagcgcttactatgcgcggagcactgggccgaagcacttgggaagtacgattgggcaacagagggagaccatccctgcccccaacgggctcacagtctagaaggggggagaggggcttcaaaacaagtaaacaggcatcggtagcgttattttaaataaatcgaattatagatatgggcccatcattaataaaaataaatagaattataagtatgtacCTATCTAGGCaagtgttggggggcggggagggggcgttgatgaggaagggagggggagcagaggaaaaggggagaaaaggggcgctcgccgtgggcagggaatgtcactctttatggttgtactgtactttccccaccgcttagtacagtgctctgcacactgtgagggtggcttagcggacagggcttgggagtcagagggcgtgggttctaatcccggctccgccgcttgtccgccgggtgaccttgagcaagccacttcacttctctgggcctcggttccctcacctggaaaatggggatttagaactgggagccccacgggggacaacccgatgagcttgtatctcccccagcgcttagaacagtgcttggcacacagtaggcgcttaacaaataccatcattattattcccgctagattgcaagctccttgtgggcagggagtgggtctgatatattgtcctctcccaagggcttagtacagtgttctgcacccggtaagcgctcggtaaatacgactgaccgactgtaagggcttaataattatgcctgaatgaatggatgaatgtctagactgtgtccaacccgatgtgcttgtagtaaagatggcattcgttaagcgctaactatgtgtcgcgcactgttctaagcgctgggggagataccagctaataataataatgacgatgggatATGCCATCATCAGAGAGGACCGGAGAAGCAGGGCagcctagggggtagagcccgggcccgggagtccaaaggacccgggttctcatcccggctccgccgcttgcctgccgggtgacctcgggccagtcactttacttctccgggtcCCGGTTCCCTCCcccggaaaacgggggttaagatcgtgagccccacgggggacagggaccgcgtccaaccccgtcggctcgtacccaccccggcgcttggcacagggcctggcacgtagtacgcgcttcgcaaataccgcgGTCGTTATATCACTAGCTGGACCGACGGCGCCGTCGCTATTATTCCGAAGGGTTTCCGTTCCCCAGGTTCCCTCCCGCCGCTCGactcggggtgggggccggggacaggGGGCCCCGCGCCCCCAGTCTCGAACCTGCAACGATTCCCGAGGCGACGGTGGCCACGAGGGGTGTGCGCGTCCGGGCGTGGATGAGGGCGAGGGGCCGGAAGAGCAGTCCGTCTTCCGCCATGGCGAAGATGACCCTCGGCATCGGGAACATGGAAcccaggaggctggggggggggaacagtGCCCGCCGGGAGGTCACCCCCGCGTCCCCCCGGtcttcttccccgccccccgggagccccgtccgggcccgggggagggggcggactgGTCACTGACCTGGTGGACAGGGCGCAGAGCGAGCCGACGGCCACCACGTAGCGGGCGGGGGCCCAGCCGACGTGTCGGAAGGCCTCGGGCAGGGGGCTCTCGGGACGCAGCAGGTAGTAGGGCATCATCAGGGTCAGCGCCGCCGACACCCCGAAGTAGGCCACGAAGCAGACCAGCAGGGACACCACGATGCCCACCGGGATCGTGCGCTGGGGATCCCGGGCCTCTTCTcctggccgggccccggccgggggtggggtgagggtaaACGGGGGTGATCAGggatcacccccctcccccagtcgctacacgtacacacacacacacaccccctcccgccctctcggCCGAGCTGGGCATCCCGGAGAGGGCCCGGGTCGGGGGACCCATCTCggaggaggccccgggggggtgggcgggagatcCTGGCGTGGCGGGAAATCCCGGAGGGAGGTTGGAGGATCCCGGGGGCGGGGCGCAtcccggggcgggggtccggccgaGGGGCTTCGGTCACCCGTGGTGGCGATGCAGTCGAACCCGACGAAGGCGTAGAAGCAGGTGGCGGCTCCCCTCAGGATCCCGTCCAAGCCGAAGGGCACGAAGCCACCGGCGCCCAGGGGCCCCAGCCTGAGGGgtcgatgggggaggggagggggcggcggggcgggtcaGAGGTCACCTCCGGGAAGCCCCACCGCCCCTCACCGaggccagggagaagcagcgcggcccggccGACAGAGCCCGGGGTCGGGACtccgaaggtcaggggttctaatcccggctctgccgggtgaccttgagccagtcacttcccttctccgggcctcggttccctcgtctggaaattggggctgaagaccgggagccccacctgggacgggtaccgtgcccaccgccccccaccccccga
This window of the Ornithorhynchus anatinus isolate Pmale09 chromosome 6, mOrnAna1.pri.v4, whole genome shotgun sequence genome carries:
- the SLC7A3 gene encoding cationic amino acid transporter 3 — encoded protein: MAPGRRVRQALGVFGEKLVRRRPLEPGPGAETRFSRCLSGLDLVALGVGSTLGAGVYVLAGEVAKDKAGPSIVLCFLVAALSSVLAGLCYAEFGARVPRAGSAYFYSYVTVGELWAFTTGWNLILSYVIGTASVARAWSSAFDNLIGNQISAALQETVPLGVPHVLAEYPDFFALGLVLLLTGLLALGASESALVTKVFTAVNLLVLGFVVVSGFVKGDLRNWRLAADDYALDSPGPNDTYRLGPLGAGGFVPFGLDGILRGAATCFYAFVGFDCIATTGEEARDPQRTIPVGIVVSLLVCFVAYFGVSAALTLMMPYYLLRPESPLPEAFRHVGWAPARYVVAVGSLCALSTSLLGSMFPMPRVIFAMAEDGLLFRPLALIHARTRTPLVATVASGIVAAIMAFLFELTDLVDLMSIGTLLAYSLVAVCVLILRYQPDELMERKGEECVELRSLREEKAVRPEGGPGHPARTLSRLLCHVPPAPTPASGRLVYVCVSLLAVGLTALSLVLAQWAEELLAGSPGRVALFLLLLVLVAGVTGVIWRQPQSPTRLSFKVPILPFLPVVSIFINVYLMMQLSAGTWARFGVWMALGFAIYFGYGIRHSAEGQRGDPLPSKTQSGDTSV